In the genome of Dermacentor silvarum isolate Dsil-2018 chromosome 1, BIME_Dsil_1.4, whole genome shotgun sequence, one region contains:
- the LOC119449427 gene encoding uncharacterized protein LOC119449427, whose translation MWGEQPVPEAMARSPSRESFGTDLSLLSLSSLGSERARARRCLLQVPGELRRRRPLSGEVLLEEEAAAPLVKSFSTADIVQAAAAEQPLRASVSELALAELPARLESRSCSTWVAVGDVASSQLPSPQASEAALAPADLVRSVSTRVRQMYIRRRLLSTHRALERLTKSELDVSGSTLPRVHVTADAKLTVRDVQRDRGKPLTKYERNMMIFDWLQNLDQS comes from the exons ATGTGGGGCGAGCAGCCCGTGCCGGAGGCGATGGCGCGATCGCCCAGCCGCGAGTCGTTCGGCACCGACCTGTCACTGCTGTCGCTGTCCAGCCTGGGCTCCGAGCGAGCGCGCGCGAGGCGCTGCCTGCTACAGGTGCCTGGCGAGCTGCGGCGGCGGCGTCCCCTTTCGGGCGAGGTCCTTCTCGAGGAGGAGGCCGCGGCGCCGCTCGTCAAGAGCTTCAGCACGGCCGACATCGTGCAAGCGGCAGCCGCCGAGCAACCCCTGCGCGCCAGCGTCTCCGAGCTGGCGCTCGCCGAGCTCCCGGCGCGCCTCGAGTCGCGCTCGTGCTCGACCTGGGTCGCCGTCGGGGACGTGGCCAGTTCGCAGCTGCCCTCGCCACAG GCCTCGGAAGCGGCGCTGGCCCCCGCAGACCTGGTGCGCTCGGTGAGCACCAGGGTGCGCCAGATGTACATCCGGCGCCGGCTGCTCTCCACGCACCGGGCCCTCGAGCGGCTCACCAAGAGCGAGCTGGACGTGAGCGGCAGCACGCTGCCGCGCGTGCACGTGACGGCCGACGCCAAGCTCACTGTGCGCGACGTGCAGCGCGACCGCGGGAAGCCGCTCACCAAGTACGAGCGCAACATGATGATCTTCGACTGGCTCCAAAACCTCGACCAGTCGTAG